One part of the Clostridium thermosuccinogenes genome encodes these proteins:
- a CDS encoding anti-sigma factor domain-containing protein — protein MKAVIVDKEGKHAIALTKKGEFIKLKDKESYRIGHEIDIASVFSYKGMFVKITAAAASILLVMGIGCGVYSYAMPYSYISIDINPSIEITTNIYDRIISAKGLNDEGKKVLSTVSVKNKAVEEAVGSILQSAINSGYLGEDSGKAVKFTIAGKNEHKVDVIEEKIEIATKEQLVTSNVETEVIVEKIPVEKHSEAENSKTSSGKETLPGKPKESNADMKAEGHKGAAASAIAKGMSGSKRSEDEKAEASEKPGKGFGRNSNSLNSKDRDDKSKETSILRKNKSKADEDAVEGLKLKRSKDKETGIWKYKNKDGGDKKGSVKGKDNISNNNSKNNDSRSNRSNISSKNSSNNSNTSSDDGRNSSGNSRSKNSGKNTKSNSSKSSSGNSNKNIKSNNSKSSNGNASYKWK, from the coding sequence ATGAAAGCGGTTATAGTAGACAAGGAAGGCAAGCATGCAATTGCTCTGACTAAAAAAGGGGAATTCATAAAACTGAAAGATAAGGAAAGCTACAGGATTGGACATGAAATCGATATTGCATCCGTCTTTTCGTATAAGGGCATGTTTGTGAAGATAACTGCTGCTGCAGCATCCATCCTGCTTGTCATGGGAATTGGCTGCGGAGTTTACAGCTATGCCATGCCATACAGTTATATTAGTATTGATATAAATCCAAGCATAGAGATTACGACCAACATCTATGATAGGATAATCAGTGCAAAAGGCTTGAATGACGAAGGAAAGAAAGTTCTGTCCACGGTCAGCGTTAAGAATAAGGCGGTGGAAGAAGCCGTTGGGAGCATACTGCAAAGTGCTATAAACAGCGGTTATCTTGGGGAGGATTCAGGGAAAGCAGTCAAGTTTACAATTGCAGGGAAAAATGAACACAAGGTGGATGTTATAGAAGAAAAGATAGAGATTGCAACAAAGGAACAGCTTGTCACTTCCAATGTGGAAACGGAGGTTATAGTTGAGAAGATACCTGTCGAAAAGCATTCCGAGGCGGAAAATTCAAAAACATCCTCCGGAAAGGAAACGCTACCTGGGAAGCCTAAGGAGTCAAATGCGGATATGAAAGCAGAGGGTCATAAGGGTGCTGCGGCAAGCGCAATAGCAAAAGGTATGTCGGGAAGTAAAAGATCGGAAGATGAAAAGGCGGAAGCATCCGAAAAGCCGGGTAAAGGTTTCGGCAGGAATAGTAATAGTCTAAACAGCAAAGACAGGGATGATAAGAGCAAAGAAACCAGTATTCTCCGCAAAAATAAGTCAAAAGCGGATGAGGATGCTGTGGAAGGATTGAAACTTAAAAGATCGAAAGATAAAGAAACAGGTATATGGAAGTATAAAAATAAAGATGGCGGCGATAAGAAGGGCAGTGTAAAAGGAAAAGATAATATCAGCAATAATAACAGTAAAAACAATGACAGCAGAAGCAACAGAAGTAATATCAGCAGCAAAAATAGTAGTAATAATAGCAATACCAGCAGTGATGATGGCAGAAACAGCAGTGGAAATAGTAGAAGTAAAAACAGCGGTAAAAATACAAAAAGCAATAGCAGTAAAAGCAGCAGTGGAAACAGCAACAAAAATATAAAAAGCAATAACAGTAAAAGCAGCAATGGAAATGCCAGTTATAAATGGAAATAG
- the sigI gene encoding RNA polymerase sigma factor SigI: MNSVSINDRVERIKDNEEEINRLVEEYKPFIASCVEKATGRYMRYGEDDELSIGLMAFVEAIKSHDSKKGNFLSFAQNVIRRRLIDYYRKEKKHSNMLSLNGYYDEGEDGERDLGIGEALENYTINEINEYRRLELEELKKELLRWDITFSQLADASPKHGRTRKIYAEIIRYLQSQPDLVKQIMSKKYLPVAEIERALGLPRKKIERARKYIIAVLIIITGDYQYIRDFVDWR, from the coding sequence ATGAATTCTGTATCCATAAATGACAGAGTTGAAAGGATAAAAGACAATGAAGAAGAGATAAACAGACTTGTCGAGGAATACAAGCCTTTCATCGCGTCGTGTGTTGAAAAGGCCACAGGCCGTTATATGAGATATGGTGAGGATGATGAGCTGAGTATAGGATTAATGGCTTTTGTAGAAGCAATAAAGTCTCATGACAGCAAAAAGGGCAATTTTTTATCCTTTGCACAAAATGTCATCAGAAGGCGTCTTATAGACTATTACAGAAAAGAGAAAAAGCACAGCAATATGCTGTCTCTGAACGGATATTATGATGAAGGTGAAGATGGGGAAAGAGATCTGGGCATAGGAGAAGCCCTGGAGAATTACACTATCAATGAAATAAATGAATACCGAAGGCTGGAACTGGAAGAGCTTAAGAAGGAGCTTTTGCGTTGGGATATAACATTTTCTCAGCTGGCGGATGCTTCGCCGAAGCATGGAAGGACGCGCAAAATCTATGCGGAAATAATCAGGTATCTGCAGTCCCAGCCGGACCTCGTAAAACAGATAATGAGCAAGAAATATCTTCCGGTAGCTGAAATAGAAAGAGCCTTAGGGCTACCCCGAAAAAAGATAGAGCGGGCACGAAAGTATATTATAGCTGTACTCATTATAATTACGGGCGACTATCAATACATAAGGGATTTTGTGGACTGGAGGTGA
- a CDS encoding MBL fold metallo-hydrolase encodes MKKGKFAGEEEAGTRYWISAPYFCDFCFMFYDIIVVYINGGVKMKIKLLGTAAFEGIPALFCRCDICQESRKLGGKNIRMRSSALVDNKIGLDFTNDTLAHIHNYNLDFSVLEHLFIGHSHSDHFNYYDLEAKLKWYTNEGNPVLNVYGNKVSIEMLSSYLEKFGDISPYMKLHVLEPFTQTKVEDYTVTALPATHITDFPEEKALVYVIERNGKRIFYGLDSGWYYDETWEYLKTIHLDCMVLDCTNGFAEGGTSNHMSFKENVNVVKKLTEAGSLNASSKIVSTHFSHNGKVVYDRHCEEFAGQGIIMSYDGIEIEV; translated from the coding sequence GTGAAAAAAGGTAAATTTGCCGGAGAAGAGGAAGCGGGAACAAGGTACTGGATTTCAGCCCCTTATTTTTGTGATTTCTGTTTTATGTTTTATGATATAATTGTCGTATACATAAACGGGGGTGTTAAAATGAAAATCAAGCTACTTGGTACGGCAGCGTTTGAAGGTATACCGGCACTTTTTTGCAGATGTGATATCTGTCAGGAAAGCAGGAAACTGGGCGGTAAAAATATAAGGATGAGATCTTCGGCCTTAGTGGATAATAAGATAGGTCTGGATTTCACCAATGATACCCTGGCTCATATCCACAACTATAATCTCGACTTTTCAGTTCTTGAGCACCTGTTCATCGGCCATTCCCACAGCGACCACTTCAATTACTATGATCTTGAGGCAAAGCTGAAGTGGTATACAAACGAAGGCAATCCTGTGCTCAACGTATATGGCAACAAGGTCAGCATAGAGATGCTGAGTTCATATTTGGAAAAATTCGGTGATATAAGCCCGTATATGAAGCTCCATGTGCTTGAACCTTTTACTCAGACCAAGGTGGAGGATTATACGGTTACAGCCCTGCCAGCCACGCATATAACGGACTTTCCGGAGGAAAAAGCACTGGTTTATGTGATTGAACGGAACGGAAAGAGAATTTTTTACGGTTTGGATTCGGGATGGTATTATGACGAGACATGGGAATACCTGAAAACCATTCATCTCGATTGCATGGTTCTGGATTGCACCAACGGCTTTGCGGAAGGTGGCACAAGTAATCACATGAGCTTCAAAGAGAATGTAAATGTAGTGAAAAAGCTGACAGAAGCAGGAAGCCTTAATGCTTCATCCAAGATAGTATCAACCCATTTTTCCCATAACGGCAAGGTCGTCTATGACAGGCACTGTGAAGAGTTTGCCGGGCAAGGAATCATAATGTCCTATGATGGTATTGAGATAGAGGTATAA
- a CDS encoding discoidin domain-containing protein translates to MKKIISILVALCILMTSSLAFASPVKKNGNNKWKNYDIKELRNELKKYYKDKGKRNELINLIISHYKSYGKNWQKYWKDYWNDQNDDRDERDGDYYYDWDDVFGDDFLFVFVKGEEIGLWKSSVIKYNKIILPVKVITKGLGANLEWNGKTHVATITKGNTKIVIDFEKKTVAVNGKKIETELNKQKNNAVVLIKLIAEILGYKVDMDDDAIIIDDGDVISINDNVTGTGQNQFEYVGNWTYAKESGAYNGDNHWSATTDAYFQVRFSGTQIKLYGSKVPFGGIAAISIDGGPEKKVDLYASSRKDNVLLYSSTTLPNGQHTLKVRVTGKKNKKSTNYYVIADKVEVLGVTTPTKDTQAPTVPQGLKAVAVSESRIKLDWSASSDNIGIAGYKVFRNGKQIATVTNGTTYTDTGLKAATPYSYTVVAYDKAGNTSAHSASVVCTTLGSSTTNVALNKFASADSILTGYDASNAVDGKSSTRWSAADGGLNHWLMIDLGGNHSLSGTEVTWPQENKVYKYKVEVSADGSNWVLKVDKTGNTSTSKTQKDAFTADSARFVRITVTGLSMNTWAGIAEFKVFGSPVVNDTEPPAAPTNLKATAIAHDKVKLSWTPSTDNVGVAGYKIYRNGTQLATVSNDASFTDTGLSAETAYVYSVAAFDAAGNTSLFATVMVTTPERTASDIALKKTAFADSTLTGYEASKANDGDLSTTWYAEDGNLLHWWKVDLGDFYNLKGSEITWPLKDKVYKYIIEVSSDNSNWMVVVNKTGNTSSARVQKDTFTADSVRYVKVTVTGLEQGCWAGITEFKAIGVPKAE, encoded by the coding sequence ATGAAAAAAATTATAAGCATACTTGTTGCTCTATGTATTCTGATGACATCGAGCCTTGCTTTTGCAAGCCCGGTCAAGAAAAACGGGAACAACAAGTGGAAAAATTACGACATCAAGGAGTTAAGGAATGAGCTGAAGAAATACTATAAGGACAAAGGGAAAAGGAATGAACTGATAAACCTGATAATTTCGCACTATAAAAGCTACGGCAAGAACTGGCAAAAGTACTGGAAAGATTATTGGAATGATCAGAATGACGACAGGGATGAGCGCGATGGTGATTATTACTATGACTGGGACGATGTATTTGGTGACGATTTCCTTTTTGTCTTTGTCAAAGGGGAAGAGATTGGATTATGGAAATCGTCGGTTATAAAATACAATAAGATAATCCTGCCGGTCAAGGTTATAACAAAAGGATTGGGAGCCAATCTCGAATGGAATGGGAAAACCCATGTGGCAACGATAACAAAAGGCAATACCAAGATAGTGATCGATTTTGAAAAGAAAACAGTAGCTGTCAACGGAAAAAAGATTGAGACAGAGTTGAATAAGCAAAAGAATAATGCTGTTGTACTGATAAAGCTCATAGCTGAAATATTAGGGTATAAGGTGGATATGGACGATGATGCGATAATAATCGATGACGGCGATGTGATAAGCATAAACGATAATGTTACAGGTACAGGCCAGAACCAGTTTGAGTATGTGGGAAACTGGACTTATGCAAAGGAATCCGGTGCCTATAACGGGGATAATCATTGGTCTGCCACTACCGACGCTTATTTTCAAGTTAGATTTAGCGGAACTCAAATTAAACTGTATGGATCAAAGGTCCCCTTCGGCGGCATAGCTGCCATATCCATTGATGGAGGCCCGGAGAAGAAGGTAGATCTCTACGCTTCTTCCAGAAAGGACAATGTCCTGTTATATAGCAGTACCACTCTGCCCAATGGACAGCATACTTTGAAAGTAAGGGTTACAGGAAAGAAAAATAAAAAATCCACCAATTACTATGTTATAGCAGACAAAGTTGAAGTGCTGGGAGTAACCACACCAACCAAAGATACCCAGGCACCTACGGTCCCACAGGGATTAAAGGCGGTAGCAGTTTCGGAAAGCCGTATCAAGCTTGACTGGTCAGCTTCATCCGACAATATCGGCATTGCCGGTTATAAGGTATTCAGAAACGGAAAACAGATTGCGACAGTTACAAATGGAACAACGTATACCGATACAGGCCTTAAGGCGGCGACACCGTATTCATACACTGTAGTTGCGTATGATAAAGCAGGCAACACATCGGCCCACAGTGCATCGGTGGTCTGCACCACTTTAGGTTCTTCCACCACCAATGTTGCCCTGAACAAGTTTGCCAGCGCAGATAGCATATTAACAGGCTATGACGCATCCAATGCCGTCGATGGAAAATCTTCAACCCGCTGGTCTGCAGCAGACGGGGGACTAAACCACTGGCTCATGATAGACCTGGGAGGAAATCACAGCCTTAGCGGAACTGAAGTTACATGGCCGCAGGAGAACAAGGTTTATAAGTATAAGGTAGAGGTATCGGCAGATGGCTCCAACTGGGTGCTTAAAGTGGATAAAACCGGGAATACCAGCACCTCCAAAACGCAGAAGGATGCCTTTACCGCTGATTCCGCAAGGTTTGTACGAATTACTGTTACCGGGCTTTCCATGAACACCTGGGCTGGCATAGCTGAATTCAAAGTTTTTGGATCGCCCGTTGTGAATGACACTGAGCCTCCGGCAGCGCCCACAAACCTGAAAGCCACGGCAATCGCCCACGACAAGGTCAAGCTTAGCTGGACACCTTCCACAGATAATGTTGGGGTGGCAGGATATAAGATCTACAGGAACGGAACTCAGCTGGCTACTGTGTCCAATGATGCCTCTTTTACAGATACAGGGCTCAGCGCCGAAACCGCATATGTATATTCGGTGGCAGCTTTTGATGCCGCGGGCAATACTTCCCTCTTTGCCACAGTGATGGTTACGACGCCGGAACGTACGGCATCAGATATTGCGCTGAAAAAAACAGCTTTTGCTGATAGCACCCTCACAGGGTATGAAGCATCCAAAGCTAACGACGGAGACTTGTCCACAACCTGGTATGCAGAGGACGGAAACCTGCTCCACTGGTGGAAGGTTGACCTCGGAGATTTTTATAATCTGAAAGGAAGCGAAATAACCTGGCCGTTGAAGGACAAGGTATATAAATATATTATTGAGGTATCCTCCGATAATTCCAACTGGATGGTAGTGGTTAACAAAACCGGAAATACTAGCTCAGCACGGGTTCAAAAGGATACGTTTACTGCAGATTCGGTGCGTTATGTAAAAGTTACTGTGACAGGCCTTGAGCAGGGATGCTGGGCAGGAATCACAGAATTTAAGGCCATCGGAGTGCCAAAAGCTGAATAA
- a CDS encoding HAD family hydrolase has translation MFKNILFDFDGTLVDTNDLVILALNEAARKFTGSPLSKEKLESVLGYYVEDQMKAISEIHYKEMTAYYNDFYRARQDEMVKEFDGIREMLDALKKKGCRIAIISAKEKEGIEHGIYKFELSEYVDAIVCANDVTNNKPHPEPALKAIAALKADASETLLVGDSPLDIKCGRNAGIKTALVGWTIFPMRMFEDLRPDYILHDPQELVRMVV, from the coding sequence ATGTTTAAAAACATACTGTTTGATTTTGACGGAACACTGGTGGATACTAACGATCTGGTTATACTGGCTCTCAATGAAGCAGCCAGAAAATTCACAGGCTCACCTCTGTCCAAGGAAAAATTGGAGTCTGTTCTCGGTTATTATGTTGAGGATCAGATGAAAGCCATTTCGGAAATTCATTATAAAGAGATGACAGCATATTACAATGATTTTTACCGGGCAAGACAGGATGAGATGGTTAAGGAATTTGACGGTATCAGAGAGATGCTGGATGCTTTGAAGAAGAAAGGCTGCAGAATTGCTATCATTTCTGCCAAGGAAAAGGAAGGCATCGAGCATGGCATTTATAAGTTTGAGTTAAGTGAGTACGTTGATGCTATAGTTTGCGCAAATGATGTAACCAACAATAAGCCTCACCCGGAGCCGGCGCTGAAAGCCATTGCTGCGTTAAAAGCTGATGCATCGGAAACTCTTCTGGTGGGAGATAGTCCCCTGGATATAAAATGTGGACGAAATGCCGGTATTAAAACTGCATTGGTGGGATGGACCATATTTCCAATGAGGATGTTTGAGGATCTGAGACCGGATTATATCCTACATGATCCCCAAGAGCTGGTTAGAATGGTTGTTTGA
- a CDS encoding glycoside hydrolase family 35 protein, with product MSKFEISGTDFLYDGKPVKILSGAIHYFRIVPEYWKDRLLKLKACGFNTVETYIAWNMHEPREGEFCFEGICDIERFVRTAGELGLFVIVRPSPYICAEWEFGGLPAWLLSYPDMKLRCNYKPYLDKVDAYYDVLIPKLLPYLCTNGGPIIAMQIENEYGSYGADKEYLQHIKEALKKRGVDVLLFTSDGPTDMMLQGGTLPDVFKTVNFGSRHEEAFAKLKEYQNDKPLMCTEFWNGWFDHWGEEHHTRGHEDTVREFDGMLKYGASVNFYMFHGGTNFGFMNGANHSDSYEPTVTSYDYDAPLNESGDPTPKYYAVRDVLSKYVEIDHSIKVEPSLKKSYGEARMTQQADLFDSLDKLSEPMERVCPEPMEKLGQNYGFILYRTQLKGYKGHLPLEIKDVHDRALIFLNGKYVDVIYRNDKDKRVFLDLSGGSSTLDILVENMGRVNYGPFLKDHKGITEHVRLDYHFLFGWTIYPLPMDDLSKLCFDDAKVPRTTSFYRGTFNVDEMADTFLSLDGWVKGAVWINGFNIGRYWNVGPQKTLYVPAPLLKKSENEIIIFEVHEPQNLTVKFTDKPDLG from the coding sequence ATGTCCAAATTCGAGATTTCAGGTACGGACTTTCTGTACGACGGAAAACCTGTAAAAATTTTGTCCGGGGCAATTCACTACTTCAGGATAGTGCCCGAATACTGGAAGGACAGGCTATTGAAATTGAAAGCCTGTGGCTTTAACACCGTAGAGACGTACATAGCATGGAATATGCATGAACCCAGGGAAGGCGAATTTTGTTTTGAAGGTATTTGCGATATTGAAAGGTTTGTACGCACCGCAGGAGAATTGGGTCTTTTTGTTATTGTGAGGCCAAGTCCATATATATGCGCCGAGTGGGAATTCGGAGGGCTTCCGGCGTGGCTCCTTTCTTATCCGGACATGAAGCTTCGCTGCAATTACAAGCCTTACCTGGATAAGGTGGACGCTTATTACGATGTTCTCATACCTAAGCTTCTTCCATACCTGTGCACCAACGGCGGACCGATCATAGCCATGCAGATCGAGAATGAGTATGGAAGCTACGGAGCAGACAAAGAATATCTGCAGCATATAAAAGAAGCGCTGAAAAAGAGAGGCGTGGACGTCCTTCTTTTTACGTCGGACGGTCCTACCGATATGATGCTGCAGGGCGGGACGCTTCCTGATGTATTCAAGACGGTTAATTTCGGTTCAAGACATGAAGAAGCCTTTGCTAAGCTTAAGGAGTACCAAAACGACAAACCGCTGATGTGTACCGAGTTCTGGAACGGCTGGTTTGACCATTGGGGGGAGGAGCATCATACCAGGGGCCATGAGGACACTGTCCGGGAATTTGACGGCATGCTCAAATACGGAGCATCGGTTAACTTCTACATGTTCCATGGAGGCACCAATTTCGGTTTTATGAATGGCGCCAACCACAGCGACTCATATGAACCTACGGTCACCAGCTATGACTATGACGCTCCTTTAAATGAGTCAGGAGATCCCACTCCCAAGTATTATGCCGTTCGGGACGTGCTTTCGAAGTACGTTGAGATAGACCACAGCATAAAAGTGGAGCCTTCCCTCAAAAAATCCTACGGCGAAGCCCGTATGACCCAGCAGGCAGACCTCTTTGACTCTCTGGATAAGCTGTCGGAGCCGATGGAAAGAGTATGCCCCGAGCCTATGGAAAAGCTGGGACAGAATTATGGTTTCATTCTTTACAGAACGCAGCTCAAAGGATACAAGGGCCATCTCCCCCTTGAGATTAAGGATGTTCATGACAGAGCCCTTATCTTCCTGAATGGCAAGTATGTAGATGTGATCTACAGGAATGACAAGGACAAAAGAGTATTTCTCGATCTTTCCGGAGGAAGCTCGACCCTCGATATACTGGTGGAAAACATGGGAAGGGTTAATTACGGACCATTCCTGAAAGACCATAAGGGCATAACGGAGCATGTGCGCCTTGATTATCATTTCCTGTTCGGATGGACCATTTATCCCCTGCCTATGGATGATTTATCAAAGCTATGCTTTGATGACGCAAAAGTTCCGAGGACAACTTCATTTTACAGGGGAACTTTCAACGTGGATGAGATGGCAGACACCTTTCTCTCCCTCGATGGTTGGGTAAAGGGAGCAGTATGGATAAACGGGTTTAATATAGGAAGGTACTGGAATGTAGGCCCTCAAAAGACATTATATGTGCCTGCTCCGCTCCTTAAAAAAAGTGAAAATGAAATAATCATATTTGAGGTACATGAACCTCAAAATCTCACTGTCAAATTCACTGACAAACCGGATTTGGGTTAA
- a CDS encoding aminoglycoside N(3)-acetyltransferase, which translates to MLYRKDIVQGFKNLGLREGDIVLVHSSLRSFGYVDGGAETVIDSLLEAVGESGTVMVPTLTGKSTDGKENPPEFDVRTTPCWTGKIPETFRQRPEARRSLHPTHSVSAIGAGRDELLKGHENGASPCDRFSPYYKNALSGGYVMLIGVDQESNTTIHCCEEVAGVPYHLQKEVTETSIKGYNGEEILVRNRLHDWNKPPTDFNKFDGVFEKHGIMKTGKIGNSTIRLIDAKAMVELAVDMLTKNPYYLLIEKG; encoded by the coding sequence ATGCTTTATAGGAAAGATATTGTGCAAGGTTTTAAAAACCTGGGTCTCAGAGAAGGAGACATAGTCCTGGTGCATAGCTCTTTGAGGAGTTTTGGGTATGTCGATGGGGGAGCGGAGACTGTAATAGATTCCCTTCTTGAAGCGGTGGGTGAGTCCGGAACAGTGATGGTACCGACCCTTACAGGGAAATCCACTGATGGAAAGGAAAATCCCCCGGAATTTGATGTAAGGACTACTCCTTGCTGGACAGGAAAAATACCGGAGACTTTTCGTCAAAGACCAGAGGCCAGGAGATCCCTACATCCTACCCACTCTGTATCTGCCATCGGAGCCGGAAGGGATGAGCTGCTCAAAGGTCATGAAAACGGAGCATCCCCCTGTGACCGATTCAGTCCATATTATAAAAATGCATTATCCGGCGGATACGTTATGTTAATTGGTGTGGATCAGGAGAGCAATACCACCATTCACTGCTGTGAAGAGGTTGCAGGAGTTCCGTATCATTTGCAGAAAGAAGTTACGGAAACTTCTATTAAGGGTTACAATGGTGAGGAGATACTTGTAAGAAACCGACTTCATGACTGGAATAAGCCACCTACAGATTTTAACAAGTTTGATGGGGTGTTTGAGAAGCACGGGATAATGAAGACCGGCAAAATAGGGAATTCGACTATTCGTCTTATCGATGCGAAAGCAATGGTGGAATTAGCTGTGGATATGCTTACAAAAAATCCATATTACCTGTTGATAGAAAAAGGCTGA
- the spoIIE gene encoding stage II sporulation protein E yields the protein MKTETVPYKTFAKASGKYVKSKGRTVLSSLLTKNTAIVFPVSFLLGKAVLMGGIMPFGTAFYAASLGYDINRLLLVLPIIFGMIAGGAGSQIYVAIAAMLIFNVLNMPFKADETRISFRYAVIAFISVLIPEMVFTYFQGFLLYDLLKGILHAFIVFTLVFIFRNAFALIDDTRKKRLFTNEEIISIAITAALALSSIADMQLFGCNPKNIICIFIILVSSYKSGPGVGAAVGVMAGLVASMSGTVTPLVIGSYAFCGLLGGIFRTLGKIGSSLGFVMGNTVLTLYLNGSTDVIIYLKEIILAIAVFMLIPEKLMNAVANVLAVEGRVNVDKRSYSQRIKDITVERLNKFSNAFREMSKTFSEISETKAVADKQDITSMFDRVAENVCKDCSLCLYCWDRNFYNTYQVMFKIIERLDEKGRIEEADIPDYFLDKCERINDFVKAVNNAYEIFKVDMVWKSRIGESRGLVSQQLEGLSKAISGLSAEINADISFKEDLEDIILHELSKEGFKAKDVTVFENKWGKYEVCIYHKSCGGKRKCLSSVEKLVSNVVGRKMIKEDSGCNQKDITGLCVLKLVEEETFRVTTGVARVCKYDGMVSGDNYTFLNTGEGKYIVALSDGMGSGRKAAVQSRATVSLLEQLIQSGFDKDTTVKLINSVLVLKSNEDSFSTIDMSIIDLYSGEAEFVKIGAVPTYIKSEEAVECVRSASLPAGILSDIEVELAHKRVQDGDFIIMMTDGVLDSFNVGSDGENSLKSFIAGIKSTNPQEIADSILDEAYRNYEGKPADDMMVLAAKIWKRVS from the coding sequence ATGAAAACTGAAACAGTACCTTACAAAACTTTTGCAAAGGCATCAGGCAAATATGTGAAGTCAAAAGGCAGAACTGTTTTAAGCTCCCTGCTCACAAAAAATACTGCCATCGTATTTCCGGTATCATTCCTCTTGGGCAAAGCTGTTCTGATGGGAGGAATTATGCCCTTTGGCACAGCATTTTATGCGGCATCCCTGGGATATGACATAAATCGTTTATTGCTGGTTTTGCCAATAATTTTCGGTATGATTGCAGGTGGAGCCGGAAGCCAGATATATGTGGCTATTGCAGCAATGCTGATTTTTAATGTGCTTAACATGCCTTTCAAGGCGGATGAAACACGTATAAGCTTTAGATATGCAGTGATAGCTTTTATAAGTGTTTTGATACCGGAAATGGTATTTACATATTTTCAAGGCTTTTTGCTTTATGATTTGTTAAAAGGGATTTTACATGCATTCATAGTGTTTACGCTGGTATTCATATTCAGAAATGCTTTTGCATTGATAGATGATACCCGGAAAAAAAGGCTGTTTACAAATGAGGAAATCATAAGCATAGCAATAACTGCCGCTTTGGCTTTATCATCTATTGCTGATATGCAGCTTTTCGGATGCAATCCCAAAAACATAATCTGTATTTTCATAATACTGGTTTCCAGCTACAAATCAGGCCCCGGCGTAGGGGCGGCGGTAGGTGTCATGGCTGGCCTGGTTGCCAGCATGTCAGGCACGGTCACACCGCTTGTCATCGGTTCCTATGCCTTTTGCGGGCTGCTGGGGGGCATATTCAGGACTCTGGGCAAGATAGGCTCAAGCCTTGGATTTGTCATGGGAAACACTGTCCTTACATTGTATCTTAATGGTTCCACAGATGTCATAATTTACCTTAAGGAGATAATCCTGGCCATTGCTGTCTTTATGCTGATCCCGGAAAAGCTGATGAATGCAGTTGCCAATGTGCTGGCAGTGGAGGGCAGAGTAAATGTGGATAAAAGGAGCTACAGCCAGAGAATTAAAGATATAACGGTGGAAAGGCTGAATAAATTCTCCAATGCTTTCAGGGAGATGTCGAAGACCTTCAGTGAAATATCTGAAACTAAAGCAGTGGCGGATAAGCAGGATATAACGTCAATGTTTGACCGGGTAGCCGAAAATGTCTGCAAGGATTGCAGCCTTTGCCTGTACTGCTGGGACAGGAACTTCTACAATACATACCAGGTGATGTTTAAAATCATCGAAAGGCTTGATGAAAAGGGAAGAATAGAGGAAGCGGATATTCCGGATTATTTCCTCGATAAATGCGAACGCATAAACGATTTTGTGAAAGCTGTAAATAATGCCTATGAAATCTTCAAGGTGGACATGGTATGGAAAAGTAGGATAGGGGAGAGCAGAGGACTGGTATCGCAGCAGCTGGAAGGCCTTTCCAAGGCCATATCCGGCCTGTCGGCTGAGATAAATGCGGATATCAGCTTTAAAGAGGATCTTGAGGATATCATATTGCACGAATTGAGTAAGGAAGGTTTTAAAGCGAAGGATGTCACAGTGTTTGAAAATAAATGGGGCAAATATGAGGTGTGCATCTATCATAAGAGCTGCGGAGGAAAGAGGAAATGCCTCAGTTCGGTGGAAAAGCTTGTATCCAATGTTGTTGGCCGGAAGATGATAAAGGAGGATTCCGGGTGCAATCAAAAGGACATAACCGGTCTTTGCGTGTTAAAGCTTGTGGAAGAGGAAACCTTCAGGGTCACCACAGGAGTGGCGAGGGTCTGTAAGTATGACGGCATGGTTTCAGGGGACAACTATACTTTTCTGAATACGGGAGAAGGCAAATATATAGTAGCTTTAAGCGACGGAATGGGCTCCGGACGAAAAGCGGCTGTCCAGAGCAGAGCGACTGTGAGCCTCTTGGAACAGCTTATACAGTCGGGCTTTGATAAGGATACCACCGTAAAGCTAATCAATTCGGTGCTGGTGCTGAAGTCCAACGAGGATTCCTTTTCAACCATAGATATGAGCATTATCGACCTTTACAGCGGCGAGGCGGAATTTGTAAAAATCGGAGCGGTACCTACATATATAAAAAGCGAGGAGGCGGTGGAGTGTGTAAGGTCAGCGTCCTTGCCCGCCGGCATATTAAGTGATATTGAGGTGGAACTGGCGCATAAAAGGGTACAAGACGGGGATTTTATAATAATGATGACTGACGGAGTCCTGGATTCCTTTAATGTCGGCAGTGACGGAGAAAACTCTCTTAAATCTTTTATTGCCGGAATAAAAAGTACAAACCCGCAGGAGATAGCAGACAGCATTCTTGATGAGGCGTATCGGAATTATGAGGGCAAGCCTGCCGATGACATGATGGTGCTGGCGGCAAAGATATGGAAGCGCGTAAGCTGA